CCGGTTTTTATACCATAGGGAACTATACTTTTTCAATAGCTGTTATCCCTATGTTTGCTTTGATATATTGGGGAAATAAAAGGAAACTTCTTTATACCGAATATATAGGTTTATTGGCCTATAGCCTTATAATATTATTGGGAATATCAATTTCTGTTGCAGAGGTTGATACCCTGAGATTCTCTAAACAATTATTATGGGGAAAAATGTCAATATTGGAGGTCTTATTTGTTATGTGGGCTTTAAAGTCATTTTACGAAAAAATACTTCACGTAAAACCGCGAAACAGGAATCTTAATTTTATTAGAGAAGTATTTTACTGGATTATTCCATTGACTATTATCTCTCCTGTACGACATAATTTTCCGGAGTTACTGCCGGCAGCATTATGGGGTTCTGTATTAATTTCATTTGTAATTTATGAAATTACGAAACGGAAATCTTTGATCACAGAATTTACAATTCTTACAATAATAGCAGCAACAATGGGACTTATCTCCGATTATTATTACTATGCTGTTCCAGTATCTTTAGTGGTTCTTACTATTGTGTTTATCAGAAAGGATGGGTTTAAAAAGGAGTTATCATTAAAGTCTGAATTTGCACATATCTTTAATCATGCATTATATTACATAGGAGCCGGAATTTTTGTGATTTCATCTGATGTTTTTGATAGTACTTCTAATGGGTTAATAATTACATCTCTATATTTATCTAACCTTGTTTTATTTCGAAAACGAATTATTATTCCATTAAATAATTATCTGGTTGCATTTTGGATTTCATTGCTTTTGTCGGCATCTGTTCTTGTTCTAAAATACGATGAGGGAGGTACAGGGAATCAAATTCTATCACTAATAACTCTTATTCCTTTCGGGATAATCCTGTATGGTAAAAACACCATCTATTCTGATAAAAGACAAACAATATGGATCTACCTGATAGTTGTACTACATGTTTTATTACTGTTGAGCTATAGTTTAACACTGGGAGAATCGCAGTTGACTATAGTATTGATAATTCACGCTATAATTCTTTTATTCAATTCGATGAAAAAACATTTTAAATCACTTGTTTGGTTGAGTGTAGCATTTTTCGGAATTGCGGTAGTTAAATTATTTATCTGGGATATTGCTCATTTTACAATGCTTCAAAAAGTAATAGTCTTTATTGTGATTGGGGCCTTGCTGATCGGAGCATCCTTTATGTATGTGAAATTGAAAGAAAAATTTGAAGAAATAGAGTAAAGCCGATTGCAATAACTAATCACTTATTGTTTATTATTGCCGGCATTAAATTTATAGTTTTGTCAACACCTAATTTTTTTTGAATGAGTAGTCCCTTATACATTTTTGGTATTTTGTTTGTTTTTTTAGTCGTTTTGTGGAATAGGTTAAAGTCAAAAGGATGGAAAGAGCCGAAAAGTGTATTCCCCCCGGGCTGGCGTATAATATTAGTTGAGAAAGTAGTTTTTTATAATTCTTTAACTGCCAACGAAAAGGAGTTATTTGAGTTTAAAATACAAGAGTTTCTTATTAACGTAAGAATTACCGGAATAAGGACGGGTGTAAGTGAAGAAGACATGGTTCTGATTGCTTCGAGTGCAGTAATTCCAATTTTCAGTTTTCCCGAGTGGAAATATCTGAATCTTAATGAAGTCCTTCTTTATCCAAAAAGTTTCGATTTAAATTTCAACACAAAATCGAATAAAATTCATGTTTTGGGAGTTGTAGGAGATGGTTTTTTGGAGGGCAAAATGGCTTTGTCGAAAAAAGCCCTGCATCTTGGCTTTGAGAATGAATCCGATAAAAGAAATACTGCTATTCATGAGTTTGTTCATTTAATTGACAAGCTTGACGGTAATGTTGACGGATTACCTGCCTTGTTAATGGAAAAGCAATATGTTTTGCCCTGGTTAGATCTTATCAATACCAAAATAAATGATATCAGATCCAACAAATCAGACATAAGAGATT
Above is a window of Bacteroidota bacterium DNA encoding:
- a CDS encoding zinc-dependent peptidase, producing the protein MSSPLYIFGILFVFLVVLWNRLKSKGWKEPKSVFPPGWRIILVEKVVFYNSLTANEKELFEFKIQEFLINVRITGIRTGVSEEDMVLIASSAVIPIFSFPEWKYLNLNEVLLYPKSFDLNFNTKSNKIHVLGVVGDGFLEGKMALSKKALHLGFENESDKRNTAIHEFVHLIDKLDGNVDGLPALLMEKQYVLPWLDLINTKINDIRSNKSDIRDYGATNQQEFFAVASEYFFERPKLLSQKHPELYSNLEQIFRHDTKGRNFKRTNSRIGRNDKCPCGSGLKFKHCCGKVHYS